One genomic window of Geodermatophilus sp. DSM 44513 includes the following:
- a CDS encoding CoA transferase gives MTGSDPAVGRPLADLSVVEFASFVAGPSAGMGLAQLGALVVRIDPLGGGNDHLRWPLAANGASLYWASLNKGKRSVAVDVRSAAGRELVAALATAGSGIFLDNAVGRSWLSYEVLSARRADLVHVRVQGHRDGRPAVDYTVNAEVGVPHLTGPESMEAPVNHVLPAWDLLTGATAAVGLLSAVHERSVTGRGAHLQIALADVATAGVANLGWLADAELTGRDRPRLGNHVHGSFGTDFTTADGQRVMVVALTEKQWHALCRVTSTEEVFRALAVALDADLDSESERYRLRETIAAVLRPWFATRTLAELAGRLDVARVLWSPYRTLRQAAAKYASDEDPVVRHVDQPGIGRMLAAGSPLRWPEGSLPPQAAPRLGADTAEVLSSLLGLTDAELGRLLDDDVIRLADRGTG, from the coding sequence ATGACCGGGTCGGACCCGGCCGTCGGCCGGCCGCTGGCCGATCTGTCCGTCGTGGAGTTCGCGTCGTTCGTCGCGGGGCCGTCCGCGGGGATGGGGCTGGCCCAGCTCGGCGCGCTGGTCGTCCGCATCGACCCGCTGGGCGGCGGCAACGACCACCTCCGCTGGCCCCTGGCGGCCAACGGCGCGAGCCTCTACTGGGCGTCGTTGAACAAGGGCAAGCGCTCGGTCGCGGTCGACGTCCGGTCGGCGGCTGGACGGGAACTGGTGGCGGCGCTGGCCACCGCGGGCAGCGGGATCTTCCTCGACAACGCCGTGGGCCGGTCGTGGTTGTCCTATGAGGTGCTCTCGGCCCGGCGCGCCGACTTGGTCCACGTCCGCGTGCAGGGCCACCGGGACGGGCGGCCGGCCGTCGACTACACGGTGAACGCCGAGGTCGGCGTGCCCCACCTCACCGGGCCGGAGTCCATGGAGGCGCCGGTCAACCACGTGCTGCCCGCGTGGGACCTGCTCACCGGCGCCACCGCGGCGGTGGGGCTCCTGTCGGCGGTCCACGAGCGGTCGGTCACCGGCCGCGGTGCCCACCTGCAGATCGCGCTGGCCGACGTGGCGACGGCCGGGGTCGCCAACCTGGGGTGGCTGGCGGACGCCGAGCTGACCGGCCGGGACCGGCCGCGGCTCGGCAACCACGTCCACGGCAGCTTCGGCACCGATTTCACGACGGCCGACGGTCAGCGTGTGATGGTGGTGGCGCTCACCGAGAAGCAGTGGCACGCGCTGTGCCGGGTGACCTCCACCGAGGAGGTGTTCCGGGCGCTGGCGGTCGCGCTGGACGCCGACCTCGACAGCGAGTCCGAGCGGTACCGGCTGCGCGAGACGATCGCCGCGGTGCTGCGTCCGTGGTTCGCCACCCGGACGCTCGCCGAGCTGGCCGGCCGGCTCGACGTCGCCCGGGTGCTGTGGAGTCCCTACCGCACCCTCCGCCAGGCCGCCGCCAAGTACGCCTCGGACGAGGACCCGGTCGTGCGGCACGTCGACCAGCCCGGCATCGGCCGGATGCTGGCTGCCGGCTCGCCGCTGCGCTGGCCGGAGGGCAGCCTGCCGCCGCAGGCCGCTCCCCGCCTCGGGGCCGACACGGCGGAGGTGCTGTCCTCGCTCCTCGGGTTGACCGACGCCGAGCTCGGCCGACTGCTCGACGACGACGTCATCCGTCTCGCGGACCGGGGGACCGGGTGA
- a CDS encoding acyl-CoA dehydrogenase family protein, producing the protein MTRLAQTADLTDVQQEILATVRTFVDKEIIPHAQELEHADAYPTDIVEGLKDLGIFGLTIPEEHGGLGESLLTYALVVEEIARGWMSVSGVINTHFIVAYMVMQHGTPEQKERLLPRMAAGELRGAFSMSEPGLGSDVAGIRTRAVPQDDGGYVVDGQKMWLTNGASSTLVAALVRTDLGAPKAHQNLTTFLVEKPAGFGEVVPGLTIPGKIDKMGYKGVDTTELVFDGYRASADDVLGGTPGRGFAQMMDGVEVGRVNVAARACGISIRAFELAIAYAQQRETFGKPIAEHQAIAFQLAEMATKVEAAHAMMVKAARLKDAGARNDVEAGMAKLLASEYCAEVTTASFRIHGGYGYSKEYEIERLMREAPFLLIGEGTSEIQKTIISRGLLKEYALKR; encoded by the coding sequence ATGACCCGCCTGGCGCAGACCGCCGACCTGACCGACGTCCAGCAGGAGATCCTCGCGACGGTCAGGACCTTCGTCGACAAGGAGATCATCCCGCACGCCCAGGAGTTGGAGCACGCCGACGCGTACCCGACCGACATCGTCGAGGGCCTCAAGGACCTGGGCATCTTCGGGTTGACGATCCCCGAGGAGCACGGCGGCCTGGGCGAGTCGCTGCTGACCTACGCGCTGGTGGTCGAGGAGATCGCCCGGGGCTGGATGAGCGTGTCGGGGGTGATCAACACCCACTTCATCGTGGCCTACATGGTCATGCAGCACGGCACGCCGGAGCAGAAGGAGCGGCTGCTGCCGCGGATGGCCGCCGGCGAGCTGCGCGGGGCGTTCTCCATGTCCGAGCCGGGGCTGGGCTCCGACGTCGCCGGCATCCGCACCAGGGCGGTGCCGCAGGACGACGGCGGGTACGTCGTCGACGGGCAGAAGATGTGGCTGACCAACGGGGCGAGCTCCACGCTGGTCGCCGCGCTGGTGCGCACCGACCTGGGGGCGCCCAAGGCCCACCAGAACCTGACCACCTTCCTGGTGGAGAAGCCGGCCGGCTTCGGCGAGGTCGTCCCGGGCCTCACCATCCCCGGCAAGATCGACAAGATGGGCTACAAGGGCGTGGACACCACCGAGCTGGTGTTCGACGGCTACCGGGCCTCCGCCGACGACGTGCTGGGTGGGACGCCGGGCCGCGGGTTCGCGCAGATGATGGACGGCGTCGAGGTCGGGCGGGTGAACGTCGCCGCCCGGGCGTGCGGCATCTCCATCCGCGCCTTCGAGCTGGCCATCGCCTACGCCCAGCAGCGGGAGACCTTCGGCAAGCCGATCGCCGAGCACCAGGCGATCGCCTTCCAGCTGGCGGAGATGGCGACCAAGGTCGAGGCCGCGCACGCGATGATGGTCAAGGCCGCGCGGCTCAAGGACGCCGGTGCGCGCAACGACGTCGAGGCCGGCATGGCCAAGCTGCTGGCCAGTGAGTACTGCGCGGAGGTGACCACCGCCTCCTTCCGGATCCACGGCGGCTATGGGTACTCCAAGGAGTACGAGATCGAGCGGCTGATGCGCGAGGCACCGTTCCTGCTCATCGGCGAGGGCACCAGCGAGATCCAGAAGACGATCATCAGCCGCGGGCTGCTCAAGGAGTACGCCCTCAAGCGCTGA
- a CDS encoding DUF4230 domain-containing protein: MPTLLPPHPVLGDPAPRRRRRVRRRLLAAGISLAVLVPAGFQVADRVAGWVPEPPGQDVVVDSTPPLLLALEDLAEYHAATGTFQVVVEREVDTRYVPSLLSGERVSFLATGTADAYVDLSELDAGRVTLSPDGTSATFELPAPRVDEPRIDPAESRVLDRDRGLVERVGDALGDNPVDDGELYALAEDQLAAAAAASDLRQRAEDNTRGMLTGLARSLGVQQVEVTFEEPADSAG, translated from the coding sequence ATGCCCACGCTGCTGCCGCCGCACCCCGTCCTCGGAGACCCCGCCCCGCGCCGCCGGCGGCGCGTCCGCCGCCGGCTGCTCGCGGCGGGCATCAGTCTGGCCGTGCTGGTGCCGGCCGGGTTCCAGGTGGCCGACCGGGTGGCCGGGTGGGTGCCCGAGCCGCCGGGGCAGGACGTCGTCGTCGACAGCACCCCGCCGCTGCTCCTGGCCCTGGAGGACCTCGCGGAGTACCACGCGGCCACCGGCACCTTCCAGGTCGTCGTCGAGCGCGAGGTCGACACCCGGTACGTGCCGTCGCTGCTCAGCGGTGAGCGGGTGAGCTTCCTGGCCACCGGCACCGCCGACGCCTACGTCGACCTCTCCGAGCTGGACGCCGGCCGGGTGACCCTCTCCCCCGACGGGACGTCGGCCACCTTCGAGCTGCCCGCCCCGCGGGTGGACGAGCCGCGCATCGACCCGGCCGAGAGCCGGGTGCTGGACCGTGACCGCGGGCTGGTGGAGCGGGTCGGTGACGCCCTGGGGGACAACCCGGTCGACGACGGCGAGCTCTACGCGCTGGCCGAGGACCAGCTGGCCGCCGCGGCCGCCGCGAGTGACCTGCGGCAGCGGGCCGAGGACAACACCCGGGGGATGCTCACCGGCCTGGCGCGGTCCCTCGGCGTGCAGCAGGTCGAGGTGACCTTCGAGGAGCCCGCCGACAGCGCCGGCTGA
- a CDS encoding NADP-dependent oxidoreductase, whose amino-acid sequence MRAVGVTAFGGPEALHVVDVPPEPLGPGQVRVRVTAAAVSPTDTHLREGAYTGRDPVQQFPYVPGMDAAGVLAEVGPDTDTDLRVGDRVMAIVVPSGAHGAYREDLVLPVGSVVRSPQGSTDAEAATLPMNGLTARLALDLMGLRAGQVLAVTGAAGAFGGYAVQLGRADGLTVVADASEADEQLVRDLGAHVVVRRGDDVAARIREAFPDGADGLADGAVQDALVLPAVRDGGAVATVRGYRGDGSGRVAVHPTLVRRVAQDRAALDRLREQAEQGVLTLRVARTLPAEDAAEAHRLLARGGVRGRLVLTF is encoded by the coding sequence GTGCGAGCCGTCGGGGTGACCGCGTTCGGGGGGCCGGAGGCCCTGCACGTCGTCGACGTCCCGCCCGAGCCGCTGGGCCCGGGCCAGGTGCGCGTGCGGGTCACCGCGGCCGCGGTGAGCCCCACCGACACCCACCTGCGCGAGGGCGCCTACACCGGGCGCGACCCGGTGCAGCAGTTCCCCTACGTGCCCGGGATGGACGCCGCCGGGGTGCTCGCCGAGGTCGGCCCGGACACCGACACCGACCTGCGGGTGGGCGACCGGGTCATGGCGATCGTGGTGCCCTCCGGCGCGCACGGCGCCTACCGGGAGGACCTGGTGCTGCCGGTCGGGTCGGTGGTCCGGTCCCCGCAGGGCAGCACGGACGCCGAGGCCGCGACCCTGCCGATGAACGGGCTCACCGCGCGCCTGGCGCTGGACCTGATGGGCCTGCGGGCGGGCCAGGTGCTGGCGGTGACCGGCGCAGCCGGGGCGTTCGGCGGCTACGCCGTCCAGCTGGGGCGGGCCGACGGGCTGACCGTGGTCGCCGACGCGTCGGAGGCCGACGAGCAGCTGGTGCGCGACCTGGGCGCCCACGTCGTCGTCCGGCGGGGGGACGACGTCGCCGCGCGGATCCGGGAGGCGTTCCCCGACGGCGCCGACGGGCTGGCCGACGGCGCGGTGCAGGACGCGCTGGTGCTCCCCGCCGTGCGGGACGGCGGGGCGGTGGCCACCGTGCGCGGCTACCGGGGCGACGGGTCGGGCCGGGTCGCGGTGCACCCCACGCTGGTGCGGCGGGTCGCGCAGGACCGGGCGGCGCTCGACCGGCTGCGCGAGCAGGCCGAGCAGGGCGTGCTCACCCTCCGGGTCGCCCGGACGCTGCCCGCCGAGGACGCCGCCGAGGCGCACCGGCTGCTCGCCCGCGGCGGCGTCCGCGGGCGGCTGGTGCTCACCTTCTGA
- a CDS encoding EthD family reductase, with product MVHRLVVSYGQPDDPAAFDAYYRDTHTPLAMRMPGLVRYTVGSPQALDPAQATPYLVAELDFDSEQAMGAAFGSAEGKAAAGDVANFATGGATMTHFEVTEVPVSR from the coding sequence ATGGTGCACAGGCTCGTCGTCAGCTACGGGCAGCCCGACGACCCGGCTGCGTTCGACGCGTACTACCGCGACACGCACACGCCGCTGGCCATGCGGATGCCCGGCCTGGTCCGGTACACCGTCGGCTCCCCGCAGGCGCTGGACCCCGCCCAGGCCACGCCGTACCTGGTGGCCGAGCTCGACTTCGACTCCGAGCAGGCGATGGGCGCGGCGTTCGGGTCCGCGGAGGGGAAGGCCGCGGCCGGTGACGTCGCCAACTTCGCCACCGGCGGCGCGACCATGACGCACTTCGAGGTGACCGAGGTCCCGGTCTCCCGGTGA
- a CDS encoding acetolactate synthase large subunit produces the protein MNGAQALIRTLVGAGVDVCFANPGTSEMHFVAALDDVPEMRGVLTLFEGVATGAADGYARMAGRPAATLLHLGPGMANGLANLHNARRGRAPLVNVVGDHARSHKRLDAPLESDLDGIAGAVSGWLRRSLTPEDVAADAAEAVAASARRGIATLVLPADVSWSDGAAPADPTPVRPAPQVAPSVVDDVAAVLGSGEPVVLFLGGDAVGSEDALLAAGRVAAATGTRLMAETFSARTVRGAGLPDLPKLPYPPEMAIAALAGTRHLVLAGATSPVHFFGYPGVPGTPVPEDCTVHVLAAPGEDAATAVRALAEAAAPDAEPELLEASRPELPTGELTPRAVSAVVGALLPERAVVIDEALTSGVGLAELTSGAPRHDWLSLTGGAIGDGLPMAVGAAVACPDRPVLALQADGSAMYTLQALWTMAREQLDVTVLLYDNGSYAILQHELSRVGAAEDGKRAGELLHLGTPSLDFVALATGMGVPATRATTAGELADQLREALAAPGPHLVQAVLRG, from the coding sequence GTGAACGGCGCCCAGGCACTCATCCGGACCCTCGTCGGCGCGGGCGTCGACGTCTGCTTCGCCAACCCCGGCACCTCGGAGATGCACTTCGTCGCCGCGCTGGACGACGTCCCCGAGATGCGCGGCGTCCTCACCCTGTTCGAGGGCGTGGCCACCGGCGCCGCCGACGGGTACGCCCGGATGGCCGGGCGGCCCGCGGCCACCCTGCTGCACCTGGGCCCGGGGATGGCCAACGGCCTGGCCAACCTGCACAACGCCCGCCGGGGCCGGGCGCCCCTGGTCAACGTGGTCGGCGACCACGCCCGCTCGCACAAGCGGCTGGACGCCCCGCTGGAGTCCGACCTCGACGGCATCGCCGGTGCGGTGTCGGGCTGGCTGCGCCGCTCGCTGACCCCCGAGGACGTCGCCGCCGACGCCGCGGAGGCGGTCGCTGCGTCCGCGCGGCGCGGCATCGCCACGCTGGTGCTGCCCGCCGACGTCTCCTGGTCCGACGGCGCCGCGCCGGCCGACCCCACGCCGGTGCGCCCCGCACCGCAGGTGGCGCCGTCGGTGGTCGACGACGTGGCCGCCGTCCTGGGCTCCGGCGAGCCCGTGGTGCTGTTCCTCGGCGGGGACGCCGTCGGCAGCGAGGACGCGCTGCTGGCCGCCGGCCGGGTCGCCGCGGCCACCGGCACCCGCCTGATGGCCGAGACCTTCTCCGCCCGGACGGTGCGCGGCGCCGGACTGCCCGACCTGCCCAAGCTGCCCTACCCGCCGGAGATGGCGATCGCCGCGCTGGCCGGCACCCGCCACCTGGTGCTGGCGGGGGCCACCTCGCCGGTGCACTTCTTCGGCTACCCCGGCGTGCCCGGCACCCCGGTGCCGGAGGACTGCACGGTGCACGTGCTGGCCGCCCCCGGGGAGGACGCCGCCACCGCGGTGCGGGCACTGGCCGAGGCCGCCGCGCCGGACGCCGAGCCGGAGCTGCTGGAGGCGTCCCGGCCCGAGCTGCCGACCGGCGAGCTGACCCCGCGGGCGGTGTCGGCCGTGGTCGGCGCCCTGCTGCCCGAGCGGGCCGTCGTCATCGACGAGGCGCTGACCTCCGGCGTGGGCCTGGCCGAGCTGACCTCCGGGGCGCCGCGGCACGACTGGCTGTCGCTGACCGGCGGGGCGATCGGCGACGGGCTGCCCATGGCCGTCGGCGCCGCGGTGGCCTGCCCGGACCGGCCGGTGCTCGCCCTGCAGGCCGACGGCAGCGCGATGTACACCCTCCAGGCGCTGTGGACGATGGCCCGCGAACAGCTCGACGTCACCGTGCTGCTGTACGACAACGGCTCCTACGCGATCCTGCAGCACGAGCTGTCCCGGGTGGGCGCGGCCGAGGACGGCAAGCGCGCCGGCGAGCTGCTGCACCTGGGCACCCCGTCGCTGGACTTCGTCGCGCTGGCCACCGGGATGGGCGTGCCGGCGACCCGCGCCACGACCGCCGGGGAGCTGGCCGACCAGCTGCGCGAGGCGCTGGCCGCGCCCGGCCCGCACCTGGTCCAGGCGGTCCTGCGCGGCTGA
- a CDS encoding alkaline phosphatase, with translation MTTPREVSRRSVLQGAGAAAALLAVGGLSPEAARAAVAETARAGVFGFGVASGDPTGTSVLLWTRVTPDPAAVPGSGLGAPTTVRWELAADEGFRHVLRRGTTRTGLERDHTVKVVVDRLDPYTRYFYRFSALGQTSPVGRTQTSPDEPGTPHALRLAFVSCSNYTGGWFTAYRGIAERDDLDLVLHLGDYLYEYGNEPRAGTGDARTGDRYGPDALAGVRDHQPPVEIVSLEDYRVRHALYKADPDLQAAHLRHPWVTIFDDHEITNDAYDTGAENHEPADDPDTAYTGPMEPPGVLPEGDFLARRQRAFRAYLEWMPIREPGDLGEHPHRGTQFFRRFRFGDLAALSVIDTRQNRSQQVPATAGGAPNPALADPARVLPEPEQLDWLVDGITGGGTAWHLVGNQTVFTRVYAVPRAGVLPGQVFNTDQWDGYQDDQGELLAAMAGSGDTDPVVLSGDIHSSWANDLPADPDGYRTDGGSSVGVEFVCPSITSDGFKEVLGSAAAAQTATAAFQATNPWIRYLEGIGHGFAVIDVTPERVQTDWWFIRVGGDKGLAVDPRLDPAATVGYETSFQSVKGSRRVTGPVGQLGPRADEPRTAGTHRGRDWGRGRDGHR, from the coding sequence ATGACGACTCCGCGCGAGGTCTCCCGCCGGTCCGTGCTGCAGGGCGCCGGGGCGGCCGCGGCCCTGCTGGCGGTCGGTGGCCTGTCCCCGGAGGCAGCCCGCGCGGCGGTCGCCGAGACCGCCCGCGCGGGGGTGTTCGGCTTCGGCGTGGCCAGCGGTGACCCGACCGGCACCTCGGTGCTGCTGTGGACCCGGGTCACCCCCGACCCCGCCGCCGTCCCGGGCAGCGGGCTCGGCGCGCCGACGACGGTGCGCTGGGAGCTCGCCGCCGACGAGGGCTTCCGGCACGTGCTCCGCCGTGGGACGACGCGCACCGGCCTCGAGCGCGACCACACCGTCAAGGTCGTCGTCGACCGGCTGGATCCCTACACCCGCTACTTCTACCGCTTCTCCGCCCTCGGCCAGACCTCCCCGGTGGGCCGCACGCAGACCTCGCCGGACGAGCCGGGCACCCCGCACGCGCTGCGGCTGGCCTTCGTCTCCTGCAGCAACTACACCGGCGGGTGGTTCACCGCCTACCGCGGGATCGCCGAGCGCGACGACCTGGACCTGGTGCTGCACCTGGGCGACTACCTCTACGAGTACGGCAACGAGCCGCGGGCCGGCACCGGCGACGCCCGCACCGGTGACCGCTACGGCCCGGACGCGCTGGCCGGCGTCCGCGACCACCAGCCGCCGGTGGAGATCGTCAGCCTCGAGGACTACCGGGTCCGGCACGCGCTGTACAAGGCCGACCCGGACCTGCAGGCCGCCCACCTCCGGCACCCGTGGGTGACCATCTTCGACGACCACGAGATCACCAACGACGCGTACGACACCGGCGCGGAGAACCACGAGCCCGCCGACGACCCGGACACCGCCTACACCGGCCCGATGGAGCCGCCCGGCGTGCTGCCCGAGGGTGACTTCCTCGCCCGCCGCCAGCGGGCGTTCCGGGCCTACCTGGAGTGGATGCCGATCCGCGAGCCCGGCGACCTGGGCGAGCACCCGCACCGCGGCACCCAGTTCTTCCGGCGCTTCCGCTTCGGCGACCTGGCCGCGCTGTCGGTCATCGACACCCGGCAGAACCGCAGCCAGCAGGTGCCCGCGACCGCCGGGGGCGCGCCCAACCCGGCGCTGGCCGACCCGGCCCGGGTGCTGCCCGAGCCCGAGCAGCTGGACTGGCTCGTCGACGGCATCACCGGCGGTGGCACCGCGTGGCACCTGGTCGGCAACCAGACGGTGTTCACCCGCGTCTACGCCGTCCCCCGCGCCGGGGTGCTGCCCGGCCAGGTGTTCAACACCGACCAGTGGGACGGCTACCAGGACGACCAGGGCGAGCTGCTGGCCGCCATGGCCGGCTCCGGGGACACCGACCCGGTGGTGCTCAGCGGCGACATCCACTCCTCCTGGGCCAACGACCTCCCGGCCGACCCCGACGGCTACCGGACCGACGGCGGCTCGTCGGTCGGCGTGGAGTTCGTCTGCCCGTCGATCACCAGCGACGGGTTCAAGGAGGTGCTGGGCAGCGCCGCCGCCGCGCAGACCGCGACCGCGGCCTTCCAGGCCACCAACCCGTGGATCCGCTACCTCGAGGGCATCGGCCACGGCTTCGCCGTCATCGACGTGACGCCCGAGCGCGTGCAGACCGACTGGTGGTTCATCCGGGTGGGCGGGGACAAGGGCCTGGCGGTCGACCCGCGGCTGGACCCGGCCGCCACCGTCGGCTACGAGACGTCCTTCCAGTCGGTCAAGGGCAGCCGGCGGGTCACCGGGCCGGTCGGGCAGCTTGGCCCGCGCGCGGACGAGCCCCGCACGGCCGGCACGCACCGCGGCCGGGACTGGGGCCGGGGCCGCGACGGCCACCGCTGA
- a CDS encoding OsmC family protein, which produces MDAAALRDVQAPIKQRYRDEPSSACAEMHAEAAFSDPGITATVQTWAGPTRAGLHPSTGGDGADACSGDMLLQALLGCAGVTMRSVATAMGVEIRSARLTARGEMDARGTLGVSKETPVGLGSIAVDAELDTDADDATLRRLGQLTERYCVVAQTLARPPQITVRRA; this is translated from the coding sequence ATGGACGCCGCAGCCCTGCGGGACGTGCAGGCACCGATCAAGCAGCGCTACCGCGACGAGCCGTCCTCGGCGTGCGCGGAGATGCACGCCGAGGCCGCCTTCAGCGACCCTGGCATCACCGCCACCGTGCAGACCTGGGCCGGCCCGACGCGGGCCGGCCTGCACCCCTCCACGGGCGGGGACGGCGCCGACGCCTGCTCCGGCGACATGCTGCTGCAGGCCCTGCTCGGCTGCGCCGGGGTGACCATGCGCAGCGTGGCCACCGCCATGGGTGTGGAGATCCGCTCGGCGCGGCTCACCGCCCGCGGCGAGATGGACGCCCGCGGCACGCTCGGCGTGTCCAAGGAGACCCCGGTCGGCCTGGGTTCCATCGCGGTGGACGCTGAGCTGGACACCGACGCCGACGACGCCACCCTCAGGCGGCTCGGCCAGCTCACCGAGCGGTACTGCGTGGTCGCCCAGACCCTCGCCCGGCCGCCGCAGATCACCGTCCGCCGCGCCTGA
- a CDS encoding transglycosylase domain-containing protein, whose amino-acid sequence MALRQLVPAVVVAGVLVACFVLPWVGGAGLLARASVPPAGALPAELTAAPPGNTRVLAADGSLITTFHTDDRVPVTSDQVADVVEEAVVAVEDERFFEHNGLDVQGTLRALLTNLAAGSVEQGGSSLTQQLVKQSLLQGAETTGQRTAATERSVDRKLREARLALALERTVSKQEILTRYLNTVYFGNGAYGIQAAARRWFSVDAADLTLPQAALLAGMVQNPAAHDPVARPAAALARRDVVLGRMHRTGAIDAAELASARSRPLDTRPGPGSPRGCAGAVVGGFFCAYLEQYLARELGIDRARLDRGGLTVRTTLRADVQLAGDVAVRRTVPEGDPLAGVYTAVQPGTGHVLAMSVNRRYGCPDAGCESVLLPTARSQGAGSTYKVFTAAAALERGIPASHVITADDPYVSRVYLDDGAPYTVRAYAAADIRTMTMEQALYRSSNPYFMALQDQLGSVEGPVRVAERMGLHFTETSADALVAQDRGSFTLGAEPTSPLDLATAFATLAAGGTRCEPTPVVAVLDRDGRPLTGPGGRPLPTGSMCTPAAVAPAVADTLAQVLRTVVEPGADPMQSGAAAYVPGHQIAGKTGTSQGGFSVAFAGFTPAYSASVMVFDPKRNQEVPGGGGDKGATIWHDAMAPVLTGEPVVPFPPADPVLSGQVPPPDRAADRASRAGGD is encoded by the coding sequence GTGGCCCTCCGACAGCTCGTCCCGGCGGTGGTCGTGGCCGGGGTCCTGGTGGCCTGCTTCGTGCTGCCCTGGGTGGGCGGGGCCGGTCTGCTCGCCCGCGCGTCCGTCCCACCGGCCGGCGCGTTGCCCGCCGAGCTGACCGCCGCGCCGCCGGGCAACACCCGGGTGCTGGCCGCCGACGGGTCGCTGATCACCACCTTCCACACCGACGACCGGGTGCCGGTGACCAGCGACCAGGTCGCCGACGTCGTCGAGGAGGCCGTGGTCGCGGTGGAGGACGAGCGGTTCTTCGAGCACAACGGCCTGGACGTGCAGGGCACCCTGCGCGCGCTGCTCACCAACCTGGCTGCCGGCTCGGTGGAGCAGGGCGGGTCGAGCCTCACCCAGCAGCTGGTCAAGCAGAGCCTGTTGCAGGGCGCGGAGACCACCGGGCAGCGCACGGCGGCCACCGAGCGCAGCGTCGACCGCAAGCTGCGGGAGGCCCGGCTCGCGCTCGCGCTGGAGCGGACCGTCTCCAAGCAGGAGATCCTCACCCGGTACCTGAACACCGTCTACTTCGGCAACGGCGCCTACGGCATCCAGGCCGCGGCACGGCGCTGGTTCAGCGTGGACGCCGCCGACCTCACCCTCCCGCAGGCCGCCCTGCTGGCCGGCATGGTCCAGAACCCGGCCGCCCACGACCCGGTGGCCCGGCCCGCGGCCGCCCTCGCCCGTCGCGACGTCGTGCTGGGGCGGATGCACCGCACCGGGGCCATCGACGCCGCGGAACTGGCCAGCGCCCGGTCCCGGCCGCTCGACACCCGACCGGGGCCGGGGTCGCCTCGGGGCTGTGCCGGCGCCGTCGTCGGCGGGTTCTTCTGCGCCTACCTGGAGCAGTACCTCGCCCGCGAGCTGGGCATCGACCGTGCCCGGCTCGACCGCGGCGGCCTGACCGTCCGGACGACGCTGCGGGCCGACGTCCAGCTCGCCGGTGACGTCGCGGTGCGCCGGACCGTCCCGGAGGGCGACCCGTTGGCCGGGGTGTACACGGCCGTCCAGCCCGGCACCGGCCACGTGCTGGCGATGAGCGTCAACCGCCGCTACGGCTGCCCGGACGCCGGCTGCGAGTCGGTGCTGCTGCCCACCGCCCGCAGCCAGGGCGCCGGGTCCACCTACAAGGTGTTCACTGCTGCCGCGGCACTGGAACGGGGGATCCCGGCGTCCCACGTGATCACCGCCGACGATCCCTACGTCTCCCGGGTGTACCTGGACGACGGCGCGCCGTACACGGTGCGGGCGTACGCCGCCGCGGACATCCGGACGATGACCATGGAGCAGGCGCTGTACCGCTCGTCCAACCCCTACTTCATGGCGCTGCAGGACCAGCTCGGCAGCGTCGAGGGGCCGGTGCGGGTCGCCGAGCGGATGGGCCTGCACTTCACCGAGACCTCGGCCGACGCGCTCGTCGCGCAGGACCGGGGCTCGTTCACCCTCGGCGCGGAGCCGACCAGCCCGCTGGACCTGGCCACAGCGTTCGCGACCCTCGCGGCCGGGGGGACCCGGTGCGAGCCCACCCCGGTCGTCGCGGTGCTCGACCGCGACGGCCGGCCGCTGACCGGCCCGGGCGGGCGACCGCTCCCCACCGGCTCGATGTGCACACCGGCCGCGGTGGCACCGGCCGTGGCCGACACCCTGGCCCAGGTGCTGCGCACGGTCGTCGAACCAGGTGCGGACCCCATGCAGAGCGGCGCGGCGGCCTACGTCCCCGGCCATCAGATCGCCGGCAAGACCGGCACCTCCCAGGGAGGCTTCTCGGTCGCCTTCGCCGGCTTCACGCCCGCCTACTCCGCCAGCGTCATGGTGTTCGACCCCAAGCGGAACCAGGAGGTCCCCGGTGGGGGCGGCGACAAGGGCGCCACCATCTGGCACGACGCCATGGCACCGGTCCTCACCGGCGAGCCGGTGGTGCCCTTCCCGCCGGCCGACCCGGTGCTCAGCGGCCAGGTGCCGCCGCCGGACCGGGCGGCCGACCGGGCGTCGCGGGCGGGCGGCGACTGA